A section of the Cydia splendana chromosome 1, ilCydSple1.2, whole genome shotgun sequence genome encodes:
- the LOC134795540 gene encoding uncharacterized protein LOC134795540 — MEQVFMIEVFVKKIVLKIEPPVKDEYELRLEEEERKREAEAAALAAALLAEKMKGKKPKPPKKPKKGKKGKVPLPPSEEELKYMQTCTMQMNCLPLFDFYVAHDNFVAPPPPPPPAKGKKGKKGKAKKGKKGKKGPVFVKPPLPSEPLPQPPYFGVGNAVIFISRPSKLQEVLEKTPIYITVWNRDENFNCIGFVKVPWHESFLQCIERSAELNPVNMEQAEYRDTRKQEMITNTVEIVRPLQCEEDLKPSGEIEFFIRLSCLGNRVLSYFVALPEMERIPGRKYLIDDLKLKDLEVVRHWDGTTIDEAPPVAYFFSAPDITREPMRPVEEPRVYEDFVAPYTASELAILAMGFPKGPCGGTNCPKRMDYRGSQHQFIQGEKVKGKYQHGQFVNKRDVHGPCGRLDCPLAKKIRQYLCTEGSYKPCKKPCCKEYY; from the coding sequence ATGGAACAGGTATTTATGATCGAAGTATTTGTCAAGAAAATTGTACTGAAAATAGAACCGCCAGTTAAAGATGAGTACGAACTACGCTTGGAGGAAGAGGAGAGAAAAAGAGAAGCAGAAGCTGCGGCGCTAGCTGCGGCTCTATTAGCAGAAAAGATGAAAGGTAAGAAACCGAAACCTCCTAAAAAACCtaaaaaaggcaaaaaaggCAAAGTACCGCTTCCACCATCAGAGGAAGAATTAAAATACATGCAAACGTGTACAATGCAAATGAATTGCTTACCTCTGTTTGATTTCTATGTAGCACATGATAACTTCGTAGCCCCGCCGCCACCTCCACCTCCTGCTAAGGGAAAGAAAGGGAAAAAAGGCAAGGCCAAAAAGGGCAAAAAGGGCAAAAAAGGCCCTGTCTTTGTAAAACCACCATTACCATCCGAACCATTACCACAACCTCCTTATTTTGGAGTCGGAAATGCGGTGATATTCATATCAAGGCCGTCGAAATTACAGGAAGTATTAGAAAAGACGCCGATATACATCACAGTCTGGAACAGGGATGAAAATTTTAATTGCATAGGTTTCGTGAAAGTCCCATGGCACGAGTCGTTCCTCCAGTGCATTGAGCGATCAGCTGAACTAAATCCAGTAAACATGGAGCAAGCAGAGTACAGAGACACAAGAAAACAAGAAATGATTACCAATACTGTTGAAATAGTCAGGCCTCTACAATGTGAAGAGGACTTGAAGCCCTCTGGCGAAATTGAGTTTTTCATTAGATTAAGTTGTTTAGGCAACAGAGTGCTAAGTTACTTCGTCGCGTTACCTGAAATGGAGAGGATTCCAGGTAGAAAGTATCTCATTGATGATTTGAAATTAAAGGATCTTGAAGTAGTCAGGCATTGGGACGGCACTACCATAGATGAAGCTCCTCCTGTGGCCTATTTCTTTAGCGCTCCAGATATTACAAGAGAACCTATGAGACCCGTGGAGGAACCAAGAGTGTACGAAGACTTTGTGGCTCCTTACACTGCTAGCGAATTGGCAATTTTAGCCATGGGCTTTCCTAAAGGACCTTGTGGAGGTACAAATTGTCCAAAGCGTATGGATTATAGAGGATCTCAGCATCagtttatacagggtgaaaaGGTTAAGGGTAAATATCAACATGGGCAGTTTGTCAATAAAAGAGATGTTCATGGTCCATGTGGAAGATTGGACTGTccattagctaaaaaaattCGACAATATTTGTGCACAGAAGGCAGTTACAAACCGTGTAAGAAGCCGTGCTGCAAGGAATATTATTAG